CACATGCAACGGTCCCCACTCATCTCGTGTCATACGCGGCAATTTCTCTTCGTGTGCGAAGCAGTGCGCGGCTCGCAGACACCGGATCGATACCTGCGCAGAGCTTTACCCAGTCTAGCCGTGTGTAGTCTCCGGCAACCTCCAGTCAGCGACGCACGTACGTCGCCCACGGGCAGTAAAAGTGATATTTATCGCCAAATATTAACAGTGCTCACACAACACATTAAGGAAACAAGGTATGTCACTTTCCAATTCTGGACGTTTCTGCGACACTCGTTTGGTAATTAATAAAGCATGCCTAACGAAAAGAAAGTTCACGTGTAgagttagtatttttatttatttcttcgtttgttttgttttcaaatctAATTGCATATTTTCACGAGGGTTTCATTTCACGAAGATTCATAGTCGTACTCTGtgattacatattattatataccggCTATATCTATGTATAGTTGTATACCTATGTAGTAAATATATGCTGCATCCCTGCGCCCTGCGCCCTAGACCGGACCGTTGCCGAATGCTGTGTTGTCTATACCTACCCGCATTTAATTTTCAGTGCAAGTTTAAGTCTTCTGGAAGTGCCACTAGATCCCAGTGATTTTTGTTGAATAACTCTTTTAAATACTTCGgtaaattgttaaattaaatcagGGTGTTATTTGTGTgtgacaatatttatatttttacataaatgcTCACCACGGCTACGATATACAAGAGAGAATCCTAGTCTGAGCACATGCTAAAAACAAAAGCAACTTGCATCCTCTGTGGGTTATCCATGCTAAGTACCCACATTTAATTTCTATATATGCTAATTAGCTATTCTGTCTACTCTACTATGCTACTTAGTATAATACCTAGATGAGCGAGATTACATACTTTCCTCATAATAATTGCACAATACCTACTTGGAAATTATTACTTAGTTAGAagactaaataattattagagtTACCGCGGTGATCAATTTACCAAAACCACGTGCTCACACAAGCCGGGCTATGTCCATGTTGTCGGCGTCTCGTGTTATTATGTTAGtgtgtgtattttattgttatacataggtacctacttacttatatagATTCCTCTGTCCCATGGGGTTGGGCAGACACTGCAGTCGGTACTTATCACATACTATACGATCCTTGCATACCACTTTAGTTTTCTTTGTAGAAAGTAACGTAGTTAATACTTGGACAGCTATAGTTACTTAGCATTAGCACATAGACGCATCCAATAATACAATGTAGGCAGGCAGGCACttgataattatttcaattaagtgAATCGTATCGAGTGCAGTCGTATCCTGGTCGTGATTGGTTGCAATTGGGAAAGGCCGGCGATCGATGCAATCCTTGTTTACCTGGCGGCGCAGCGCGGAGGTGGTGCCGTCCGGCGCGGCGTGCGGCGGGCgtgcggcgggcgcggcgcttTCACCTGCGCTGCGATGCGCTTGCGTAATCGATGGCCGCTCGTGAACCCGGCCTGACCCCgcacgtaataatattatggacATCCCGCGCGGCACGCTTGTGATGACTAACACTGTTTGAAGAAATCAATCTGGGCCATTAGAGTAAACGGATATTGCAAGCATCGTTTCAAAGTAGGTAGATAGGTATGACTAATTAGCCACAGTCAAaacataatgtaatgtaatgaacACCGGTCTACCAGTCGGCGAGAGACAGACCGCAACATAGCAACatcaataatgttttttttatttttttatttaccgtCAACCGATCCGGCTTTAGTCAGATGAAATGTTACGCTACTGGGACTTTGGGAAAATGCACATTGCACATCCTGTAATATGTCAACTCTTTTTTAAACCAATTGGTGAAATAAACCAAGGACAAGAGCTAAAGGGAACCCCTCGGCTCAGAAATAATGGTcttccagctgatgatgatgacgttgTGTTCCAGATGTGGCTCCCAGTAGCGGCGGTAGCGCTGCTGTGCCTGGCAGGCCCCGCCTACACGGCGGAGCACAACAGCACAGTAGCGGAGCAGCCACGGTGGTGCAGTGCCGAGCAAACCACCTGCGGACTGTACGAGGACGACGGGCCTTGGATGGCCATGGTGCAGCAGTGGGCGCTCACCGGCTCCGACCACAACGGGAGACAAGGTACCTTCACCTGTTGCACCTCTCGTATGTGCTCTTCGTCTCCTCGTCAGGCTATTACGAATTACTGCTGTTTGGTGTTTAGTAGAATTGCTAAATAGCTGTTTGTAGAATTACACTTCTACTTAGTTTGTGCTTTTAGTTTTAGTAGGTATTCCTTACAATAGGTATCAGCGATTAAGTAACATCTTTGGATTACAGGACGCATAATGGCTCTCCCGCCTGCACAAGGCTACTACGTGACGGACCGCGTGGACAGGCCCTACCTGTCCCCGCCCCCACCACCCCCGCCGGCTCCAGTGAAGCAGGCCAACCACCCCAGCCACTCCAGCCAGCAGCTGCCCCCCGGCGCCCGTCCGTATGATGAATGGCAACACTCGCCTCCTCTGCCCCCCAACACTGGCAAGATCGTCAACCGGCCACCAAACCCATACAAGGACAAGTTCAAGCCCAGCTATGTGAGTTGTACAAATTACCTACGTATTCCCGAGTATGTACCTACAGTACTATGTAGGAATGATTGTACTAATGAACCGCCTCACTCTATTACAGCCGGCACCTATCCAGAACCAACCGATCCCTGTGCATAGCCAAGCGCTGGACAGAGTGGACGAGAGCAAAGTGACCCCACAGAAGCAGGTTTCCGAGACCGACCTGTATTTACTCGGCGCCATCGAGAAGCTGGTCTACCGAGCTGATCTTTTTGAGAAGCGGCTCCGGAAGATGGAGGAGACAGTACACTCCCTCATTGCAGGACTGGACGCTAAACTCGGTAAGCTATAACTTTAAATGGCCTAAATATGGTTTAGGTGCTTagatagtacctacctaattttgttttataatgtgGTATAATATCACGAGTACCTAGTTATAACACAATGCCATTCCATCCAATGTTAAGAGATTGTATCCTACGtgcttacaaaatattataattttgaactttCGCCAGCCGTACAAGAGAAAGTCGTGTGTAATATTATATGAACTCCTATCTACTCTGTAGGTAATAAGGCAGAGCCGTGTCCGAAGAATTTCACTCGCGTGGGTAGTGGCTGCTACCACGTGTCGTCCGAGGTCGCCAACTGGAAGGGAGCCAGCTACGGCTGCCGGCGCATGAAGGGGAACATGTTGGAGATAGAGAGCGACCAGGAACGCGACCAGCTCACCTCCGCACTCTTCACCGACAAGAGATACAAAGGTAGGCCGGTCTCGTACCTTGTAACACGTAGCATGTTGTTCTAAACTTTAAATGGTCGTTAACTAACTGTATTCATTTAATACAcatcatttctttattttctgcTGCCAAAGGAGACGTCCCTAACACTAGGGGACCTGGCCACACTAAATACATGCCTCGCATGTGTTTGCTTGTTAAATGTGTCTGGCTGTACAAGCACATCCGAGCCCTGGCCGTCCTCATGACTGGCTCATTCTTCTACAGCTTGATCCGCTTGCTCTCTAGACGTATCCCAAACGGCAAGCTCACCGGCAGGCTCGCTAAGATCTCACTCGGCTGGGCGAAGAGCATGCAACTGTCTTATTCACTCTTTCCGATGTCAGCAAATAAACACAAATCATAATTTAAGACATCACAATAATATTCATAACGTACTTAGCATCCAAATTATACATCCTACCTTAGTATCTATCAGCATTTTTGAACATTATACCTAACAATATTGGACTATAAGTAGAAACGTGTCACTTTTGTAATCGTAATTCATAATCATTAAacgtaataatagtaatttaaatacataactaAAGTATTCCGTGCCCGTGTATATGAGGGCTACACGTTGTGCCACAACCCATAGTATAGGTACGAGCTGGATGTTGGCTGGTTGTAACGTATTTGTGAGGAAAGGTCACGAGCGACGAGTCGAAGTCTCGCCAGGCATATTTAACAAGTCCGCACATTCAGACTAACTGACAATGTATTCATGAGTGGATTTGATGCCGTAAGTATAACCAAGTTATTAGTCCTACCCTGTTTCCCTGAACAGTGATTGACCCGATTACtagtaaaaatgtattaatatgtAAACATGTTTCGTGTGAGTGCAGGCGTGGACTTCTGGACGGGCGGGCTGAACCCCGGCCTGCTGTGGATCTGGTCGCACTCGGCGCGGCCCGTGCTTGGCAACAGTACGTCGGCGGCAGTGCCCGGCGACGGACGCTGCCTCGCCTGGGTGCACGACCCCGCGCGGAACCAGTACGTGTATAGAGGACAGGACTGCGCGCTGCGACACCGGTACATATGCGAGAAGGAGGAGGATCCAGAGAAGTTAAGCAACGAGGTCGAGAGGATCGCCAGGAGCTTGAGGGAAGGAAGGAAACCAAAGATTTTATGGACTGATCACGAGCCGTAGGCGAGCTATATACCACGGGatatttatacctacctactatttaACTCGTAGCTTTAGGATTTACtactatttaatattacttatttattttatattaaacgaaTTTGTATACGAATTTTAAACATTTggatacaataaataaagaaaaacaacgttttacattattatattcctgtaatatttacaaagttatagaaatcacaacaaaataacttattaataaataaatatttatttatcgacCACATGACGCAGTAGAGTTCCATATCATTCGTATTGAAACAACGTTTGTAAACATCTCACTTGTAACTGTTTGTAGTGACTTTGGACGATACATTGGTACCTTACACTGACCACAGCTAAGTTTCTcatttacaaacaataatattgtctACCAGCGAAAAAAATAGGCGATAattagaacatatttttttcgctacagtatgtacaaatatttgtagTCCCTGCGGAGTTCGCATCCATCCGTACAATGAATGGCTCCAACACCACGGACCGCAATAACTAAcgtgtgtatatttgtatacgAACAAACACTTTGTATGTTGACGTATGCGTAGCGACAGAAACAACATGCAGACTTGTACAAGTCTGTATTACAAACCCTTCGACGATCAAATTAAACTGTATTATAATGCACGTTTTGTACTTAGTGTTAAAAGCAGTTAGTATGAAAACATTCCAATTTCACTtttgacaaataattaataCGCAGTAACTTCAAAGCATTCCAAGATTGGGCCAAAAGTATAATTTCTCTCTCTCAAATTATATCTAGCGATGTAAATTgtgctaaattatttttttaaatatttggagATCAAAATGTAGTAATAACAATCGTTGCTCCCAACTTATTGACATTAATATAGTTCCTATGTTGTAAACTGACCTGATACTTGCTTGGAGCAACCTGGCCATTACAGTACAGCGCGTTGTAATGTTATTTCACGACAAAACCAATTCTCTTGGGTGGCTCAGCTTCACCCAACTGTATTGACGATTAGTTCCTTGATACTAAAAAactcataatttattaattagctATAATTGAATTATACAATATGTACATTCGGTGGACGACAGAACTTTTGTTTTGATCTGAACAAGTTATAACAATGTATATTGGACTTTATCACAGTAACAAGTAGGTGTATTGTAAATATAGTACTTTATGGTGTCTGTCTCAAGTAGGGCAAGTAGGAGAGAATGTACGTGTGACATTATTTACTACACACGACTACATATCGAGCTATgctaaaccagtttatcatggtcgcATTTTGTGTGATCTTCCCGCATATTCgggggtcagtttatactggttttgcataatTAGATATGTAGCCGTGTGTACAGAGAGCCGGCGTGGTATACACAGAGTGGTTGTTTGGTTCCGGCCGAGTACGTGACGTCACAGGTCCAGGTAGTGAGTAGGGGTTCAGTTAAAGTGGAACTTGAACTGGAAGGGCGAGCCGTGCTGGAAGTGGTGGAAGGGGTTGTGGAAGGGTCCACCGCCGCCGCGCTGCGACTCCGGGTCCAGCGGGTCGCTGCCCGCGTCGAACTGGGCGCGCTTCTCCGGGTCCGTCAGCACCTGCGGATATACAGACGGGTTATAGGACCAGTAAGTACACATCACATTTGACAGGCATTCTATTGGCAGTAAAAAGGATTGGGCCGCCatagaaatttacgaaaaaactTGTATCGAGGATTCTTCCTCAAAATATCAGCAATAGATCCACAACTACTGCTTATTCAGAGTTTAGATTAATGATACAATCGTATTTGAATAATACTGCATATCATGAGTGATCGTACCTCCTTAGCGGCTGCGATGTCGATGAACTTCTTCTCAGCGAGTTTCTTCTCGTCTCCCTGGAAGTTGTCCGGGTGCCACTTCTGCGCCGCCTTGCGGTACGCCTTAATTATTTCCTGCTTACTCGCAGACCTACAACAACACCACTTATTATTACCACTTCAGGAACACACAGAGATACTATCTTTGGTTAACGGAATGATGGGCCTTACCTCTTAACTCCTAATATCTTATAGTAATCTCTCTGTTCTGACATTTTCTGCAACTTCTGCGCGCGACTCAGTCCATCCTTCGCTCGTTGCAGTCCTTCTTCTAACTCTAATGCTTCTTTAAATGACTGGATAGCTGCAGGGAGGAAAACATTATGAATGACATATTtaagtaatagttttttttttgcattgtaCGAGAGGGTTTTGTtgtgtaaattatatttgaacAAGACACTGCCTTAACGGTTCAAAACATATTATAGATCAGTGTCGGTTTTATACATAACTGAAAACAATGTTGGATTAAACTTATTGCAAAGGCAaggaaatttttaattttaaaattgactaCTGTCCAAACTACATGGTGTGTTGTGACTAGTATATGAGTGTCCGTACCGTCGTCGAACATGTCGAGTCCGAGCAGTGCGTCCCCGCGGTCACACAGGACGCGCGCGTCGCGCTGCAACTCTAGCGCCGACCCACACGCTGACAGCGCCTCCGTCCATTGCTCGTCCTGGGGACAGCAGatatacataacattacaaacaattCACGACATAACGTACCTTCAGTAAGTATACTACACAATAAGCCAAGTTACCTTAGTAAGACAGCTACAGAGCCACCTCCGGCCGTCGAAGACAACCAGCGTGACCTCTTGCTCGGCCCGCAGCAGTTTGTTGGCGTTGGCGACACAAGTGGCGTAGTCCCGCGCCTCGCTGGCCTGCTCGCAGTCCAGCAGGAACTTGTCCACCTTCTTCACCTTCTTGTAGAACGGGAAGCATTTCTTGTGCTCCGGGTCTAGCTTCAGACATTCTCGGATTTCCTGtggaaagataaataatattgttaaagaaaatatagtCGCGGAATATTTGAACTTTCTTAAATACATTCCAAATCATCAtctttaaaattctttaaaactgGATTACAAATGTTTCATTGTACCCGCAAACTGTAACTTAACACTTTTTGGTACAAGTTCGTATTTAGTAAAGTTTATTTGGTTTGACATAAAATGTACTAAACTTTAAAGTAAcatcacaaaacaaatattaactttaGTTTTCTGGTAAAGGAAATGTAACTaagtgttttttataaaaaggaaaCCAACAAGTCTATTTGCAGCGTTTACGAAAACAATGTTTAATGAAAAGCATGTATACCTTAAGAGCATCGTTGACATGTCCGAGCTGGTACAACAAGGTGGCCAGTCTGTAGTACCCGTCTGTGGAGTCTTGCTGCAGTCTGTTCACTGACCTAATGTCTGACACCGCTGAGAACAGATCGTTCTGGAAACAAAATACACAGATAAGTAAATTGTAGCTCactcattgaataattttatttatgagaaaCGACATGGTGTGGACCATTTAGAGGTCTAGAGAGTAGATGGTCGCTACAGTGCCTAGACTCGAGTTATTTGGTGATTGACATCAGTTTACGTACCAGTCCAATATAGCACTCGGCCCTGAGCTGGCGCAGATGCGCGGACCAGGGCGAGGTGTCGAGCAGCGCGGTGGCGAGGTCGGCGGCGGCGCGGTAGTCCCCGCCGCGGTAGTACGCCTCCACCAGCTGCAGGTCCTCGATGTACGCGTCGATCTTGTGGTACTGGCTGATCGCCTCCTCGTTGTACGGTTCTGCATATGTCTGCCGACAAATTACTAGTTTTACAAGAGATCTAACAAGGGAGTATACTAAAGTATAAAAGGCAAGTcttattaattaaatcaaaaaccCGGTAGGAATAGTTACATTAACTAATTTAAGTTCTTTTTTTCTATAAGATTGCCTGATATATGCCTTATTCAGTAGGGGCTCAGGTTCTACCCAAAACTAATCGGATATTCTCGTATTTAGCCGTATGAAATATTGACTAAGTTAAGGGAATTTTTCATGATAGgtttatcaaaacaaaacgttaatgtaatttgtttaaataatagatAGTGCGAGCATTGATTGACAGTTATCAGAATAATAGTGTTAAAAACAGtaatttagtaatatttatCAATCGTTAGAGCCGGGGAATGTGAGTACGTTCAACGACGTGATAATGTGTGGAGtttaaattacagtgaattGAAAACTATTACGTATGTAAAAACCTGCATACACAGACATGCTCATTATATTACTGTTATGTCGAGGTTCTATTAATGTAAGCAATGTTAAGTTGAGTATGCGATTTACAGTGAATAACGAATTAATGGCGGCACGTGTACGTCGCGCTTACGTCCACACTTAACTATTTCGTGCGATATTTCACAAATAAGTacaaatcatattatttaaaaatcctgTTAAGTAATTGTAACCTTGTACCAAAGTTATAATTCGATCTTTTTATAACGATAATGTAACGCTCAATAACGGCAGTTAGTGCATTGTCagcgtaaaaaataatataacaaaagcGCTGAATGTCAAGGTCGTCACGTGCCAGCGAGCAGCTGATCAACTTGTACAGCGTTGTACTACGTAAACAAAGGGAAACAGTACATAGTGATACAATAATCAACAACATGCAGTATAAAACTAACTGTAGCACCTATATTTCAATGGCATGTGCAGCAGCTGTGCATTGATGTCATTTTAAAGACACCAGTAGATTGACCTACTACTCCAATGTCACAGTCTTGCTGCAATCGATTTTCGTTCTTATAGCAAATCAATAAAGTGTAATATATTGGCGAGAAAAGGAGAAGTTGGTGTGAATCTGTTTGTACAAATTCAAATAACTATCAATGGAAgggaaattgtattttttatctgttaGTAAAAGTAATGATGTAATGTAAAAGTAAGACACGTGGGTGTTGCGATACCCTTGGTGAATTTAGTGTTGCAACATGAATAATTGAGCAACAACACACATTCGCCACAGCCACCGCGCCACCGTAGGAACACGTAATGTTGCAACAACCTTACACTTGGCTACAATTACAATACCTatgtattgtttaatatttttaattccgCGTCAATGCTGCAGCTTGATAACTTCGGCCGGTATTGACTTTGGGTCGTGAAGTCAGTGAAGCGAGAGTTACGACTCATGGAAAGAATATTTAATGTCGCGGTCAAATAATAACGTACAATAAGAGAAGCTGTAtttatgagaaaaataaaacgtgtcTTTGCAGAAAGCACATTTGTTTTCAAATCTCTGTAATTGTTGCATTTGGTATTggttactttataatataacattttaatttataaaaaaacaataattatactttagCTTTGCTTTGTAAACAAGACTTTTGGAATAGCCATAATCCGACAGTATATTTGcaattaatgtaatgttatcAGTGATTACACACTCAACAAATCACTTtgtaataggtacttagtaaaCTACCGTAATAATGAAAAGATTATTGTTGTGATAGGTGGCAGTGTAATATTAAGTCACAGAATACAATGTCTCTGTTAGAGTACATTTGGCCTGTGACCTGTAGAAGATAAGATGTTGTACTCACAACTTGTAAGAAGTCTTCTTTGGCATCAACATACTGAGCCAGTTTCAGGTACACATTAGCTCGGTGCAGGCGCGCTGCTGTGAAGTCAGACTTAATCTCCAATA
The genomic region above belongs to Spodoptera frugiperda isolate SF20-4 chromosome 12, AGI-APGP_CSIRO_Sfru_2.0, whole genome shotgun sequence and contains:
- the LOC118262913 gene encoding dnaJ homolog subfamily C member 3, whose translation is MDYLVNINWNKITPCLVLLVLEVMLEFSECATPAEVNKHLELGRDFLARGQLSDALTHYHAAVEGDPHNYLTYFKRGTVYYALGKAKFALQDFTKVLEIKSDFTAARLHRANVYLKLAQYVDAKEDFLQVTYAEPYNEEAISQYHKIDAYIEDLQLVEAYYRGGDYRAAADLATALLDTSPWSAHLRQLRAECYIGLNDLFSAVSDIRSVNRLQQDSTDGYYRLATLLYQLGHVNDALKEIRECLKLDPEHKKCFPFYKKVKKVDKFLLDCEQASEARDYATCVANANKLLRAEQEVTLVVFDGRRWLCSCLTKDEQWTEALSACGSALELQRDARVLCDRGDALLGLDMFDDAIQSFKEALELEEGLQRAKDGLSRAQKLQKMSEQRDYYKILGVKRSASKQEIIKAYRKAAQKWHPDNFQGDEKKLAEKKFIDIAAAKEVLTDPEKRAQFDAGSDPLDPESQRGGGGPFHNPFHHFQHGSPFQFKFHFN
- the LOC118262914 gene encoding uncharacterized protein LOC118262914 isoform X1 translates to MWLPVAAVALLCLAGPAYTAEHNSTVAEQPRWCSAEQTTCGLYEDDGPWMAMVQQWALTGSDHNGRQGRIMALPPAQGYYVTDRVDRPYLSPPPPPPPAPVKQANHPSHSSQQLPPGARPYDEWQHSPPLPPNTGKIVNRPPNPYKDKFKPSYPAPIQNQPIPVHSQALDRVDESKVTPQKQVSETDLYLLGAIEKLVYRADLFEKRLRKMEETVHSLIAGLDAKLGNKAEPCPKNFTRVGSGCYHVSSEVANWKGASYGCRRMKGNMLEIESDQERDQLTSALFTDKRYKGVDFWTGGLNPGLLWIWSHSARPVLGNSTSAAVPGDGRCLAWVHDPARNQYVYRGQDCALRHRYICEKEEDPEKLSNEVERIARSLREGRKPKILWTDHEP
- the LOC118262914 gene encoding uncharacterized protein LOC118262914 isoform X3 — protein: MWLPVAAVALLCLAGPAYTAEHNSTVAEQPRWCSAEQTTCGLYEDDGPWMAMVQQWALTGSDHNGRQGRIMALPPAQGYYVTDRVDRPYLSPPPPPPPAPVKQANHPSHSSQQLPPGARPYDEWQHSPPLPPNTGKIVNRPPNPYKDKFKPSYPAPIQNQPIPVHSQALDRVDESKVTPQKQVSETDLYLLGAIEKLVYRADLFEKRLRKMEETVHSLIAGLDAKLGNKAEPCPKNFTRVGSGCYHVSSEVANWKGASYGCRRMKGNMLEIESDQERDQLTSALFTDKRYKGDVPNTRGPGHTKYMPRMCLLVKCVWLYKHIRALAVLMTGSFFYSLIRLLSRRIPNGKLTGRLAKISLGWAKSMQLSYSLFPMSANKHKS
- the LOC118262914 gene encoding uncharacterized protein LOC118262914 isoform X2 — its product is MWLPVAAVALLCLAGPAYTAEHNSTVAEQPRWCSAEQTTCGLYEDDGPWMAMVQQWALTGSDHNGRQGRIMALPPAQGYYVTDRVDRPYLSPPPPPPPAPVKQANHPSHSSQQLPPGARPYDEWQHSPPLPPNTGKIVNRPPNPYKDKFKPSYNQPIPVHSQALDRVDESKVTPQKQVSETDLYLLGAIEKLVYRADLFEKRLRKMEETVHSLIAGLDAKLGNKAEPCPKNFTRVGSGCYHVSSEVANWKGASYGCRRMKGNMLEIESDQERDQLTSALFTDKRYKGVDFWTGGLNPGLLWIWSHSARPVLGNSTSAAVPGDGRCLAWVHDPARNQYVYRGQDCALRHRYICEKEEDPEKLSNEVERIARSLREGRKPKILWTDHEP